In the genome of Nomascus leucogenys isolate Asia chromosome 12, Asia_NLE_v1, whole genome shotgun sequence, the window cggctaattttttatatttttagtagagacggggtttcaccgtggtctcgatctcctgacctcgtgatccgcccacctcggcctcccaaagtgctgggattacaagcgtgagccactgcgcccggcctgggagGGGATATTATAGTTAAAATAGGGACACTGCTACGATTTAGGCACCACCCAGCAAAATTGCTAATAGTAATGCAGACAATGTCCCAGACCACATTAATAAATAGATCAACACACTAGCATGGTATACTGGGAAACTGGGTAGGGCTAAAACAGCAATACACTTGGACAGTGCCCCTCCCTCAGGGCTTTCAGGATAACCATATTTGTTTTTTGCACAAGCCTTGGGGATCTAAGGGATCTAAAACTGGAAAATGGAGTGTACTCCAGTATGTATATGACCTTCTTGTGTGTAGCCCAACCCAGGGGGCATATGACTAAAATACTAAAGAACCTTAAATTTCTTTGTAGATGAGATACAAAGTGTCCAAAAGGAAGGCTCAGATTGCCTACCAATGGGTTCAATATTTAAGGTGTATCTTAACACCCAGAGCCCAGCAAATATCCCCAGAATGAGTGCAAGCCATATGTGGTTTGGAGCTCCCCCCACACCAAGCAACAGCTTCGTCGTTTTCTGGGGATGGCTGGGTTTTGCAGAAGATGGGTACCAAATTTTGGGCTCATCGCAAAACCCCTTTATGAAAGCAACAAGGGGGCCAGAAAATGAGCCAATCGAAAGGACTTTGGAAATGAGAGAAGGCTTTGTCAAGTTAAAACAGGCTGTCAGCCAGCCTCCCCCTCTTGGCATCCTAGACCTCACTAAGCCCTTGTATGTAGCAGAAAGGAAAGGCATAGCCATGGGAGTGCTAACCGCCTACTTCTCAAAGAAATTGGACAGGGTGGCCAAGCTGCTTGCAGTCAATGGCAGACACTGCTATTTTAGTGGAAGAAGCCACTGAAATCACCCTGGGTCAGCTACTGGAAGTATTAACCCCACATCAAGTCAAtcctagaaataaaaagacacatcTGTATGATGGGGGAAAGGTTAACCAAATACCAGGCTATGCTCCTGGACAATCTAGATGTGACCCTTAAAACCTGTAACACTGTGAATCCAGCTTGATTGCTGCCCACAGGCCCAATAATTAATCATTCCTGTGAGCAAGTTATTGCACATACATATGTTAGCCAGCCTGATTTAAAAGGTTGACCTCTCCCAGATTCAGAGAATGACTGGTTCACAGACCTCAGCAGCTTTGTATCAAACGGGAACACTGGGCCAGATATGCAATAGTAAATTACAATACAATTATTGAGGTCTAACCCCTGCCCCAGGTATGTCAGTACAAAAAGCTGAGATCATTGCTCTTACTCGAGCTCTGACattaggaaaagggaaaaagcttAACATCTATACAGATTCCAAACATGCATTTCTTGTGTTTCATGCTTATGCTGcaatttgaaaagaaagagaaagaggactACTAACTAGTAAATATTCCACCATAAAGCATGGGTCTGAAATTTTTCAACTGTTGGAATCAATACACTTGCCAAAAGCATAGCCATAATTCACTGTAGGGGGCATCAAAAGAACCTAACCCCTATAGCACAAGGGCACAGAAAGGCTGATAAGCCAAATCCACACTGCTCAGGGTGTAATCCCAACAAATTCTAGCACTGCTTCCTTTCTATGATTCCCCAATAGAACCTGAATATACATCACAGGGAGAACAGTTAATAAAGGAGGAAGATGGACAAAAACAAGGATCCCGGTGGTATATGGTATCAAAAGTGTATCTCCCTCAAACCAACCCAATGGAGAATTATAAAAATCCTGCATGACTCTTTCCATATATGAGGAGATGCCACTCTTGCCATGATAAACAGGCTCTTCATTGGGCCTGACTTAACTTCCGTGGTTAAGCAGGTCTGCCAAACCTGTTCACTGTGAGCATTCAACAACCCCAGGAACAAAATGCCTCCCCTAATAGAACCAGTCCGGAGAAGGGGCACTTCCCCAGGGGAAGAATGGCAATTGGATTTTACCCATATGCCAGCTTGTAGGGGATACTAGTTTTTGCTAGTACTAATAGACACCTTTACTGGCTTACCCTAGCAGAACAAAGAAGGCTAACGAAGTTATAAAGGTTCTCCTAAGATAAATAATCCCCAGTTTGGGTTACCCCAAAGCCTCCAAGGTGAGAACAGTACATCTTTCGTCTCCCAAATAACTAAAGGGGTTGCTAAGGCTCTCGGAATCTAATACTATTTACATTCAGCATGGAGACCTCAATCCTCTGGGAAAGTAGAAAGGGCTAATCCACCTCTAAAATGGGCATTAGCTAAGCTATGTCAGGAAACATCGGAAACTTGGGTCAGCTTGCTGCCCATACATAGTCTTTTTAAGGATCCATAATTCCCCTAGAGCCAAAATTAATATGAGCCTATTTAAAATGTCATACAgaagtcgtttttttttttttttttttttttgagacagagtctcactctgttgtccagactggagtgcagtggcacagtcttggctcactgcaacctccacctcccaggttcaagtaattctcctgcctcagcctcccaagtagctgggattacaggtgtgagccaccacacccggctaatttttgtatttttagtagagatggggtttcactatgttggccaggctggtcttgaactcctgacctcaagtgatccacccaccttggcctcccaaagtgctgggattataagaatgagccactgcacctggctggaaagGCCATTTTTAATGGATGATCTAATTACTGATCCAGAAATAGTCAGTTTAGTAAAATACGTAATTAACCAGAGACAATTTCAGCAGGCATTTTAAAAGTTTGGAACTCAAAGATTCCCTGCATTGGGAACTAACCAGCAACCCAAGATCAGGCCAGGAGATAAAAGTATTTGTTAAAACACGGAAAGAGGGGTCACCTGCTCAACAGCTCCAACCCAAATGGAAGGGACTTTTTCAGTGGTGTTGGCCACGCCTTCTGTagtcaaagtactaggattagaAGTTGGATACATCTTTCTAGGGTCAAGCCTGCAATACCTGAAGCCCCAGACCTGTAACTTGAAGCTTCCATCAGCCACTATACCTGTGAACCTGTGGAAGATCTGAAGTGCCTGTTTTAAAGACAGTCAAAAGATAAGTGAATGCCTACCAACTCTCCTTGGTGTCTATGCTGCATAGTTACTGTAGGTTTGATAATAGtagcaatttttatatttttacagtttAATTGCCTTCTTCCAAATGGATGGAATCATTTCCTTTgtaataattaagcaaaatgttttaattcatttttgtaacATTATTCCTGAGAGGATAGGTATACACCCCCTGAGGTTCCtattcaaaagaacaaaataacagATAAGTATTTTTAGTCCCATAATGGTTAGCCCTGGCCTGTGTATACTGGGACCAGGCATACTGGGAATCAGCTTAATTTTACAGCAGGGCTTTATTTTACTTCTCTGGCAATGAATGGATTCTGGGTATTTATTAAGACTTTAAAATTTAACCCAAAGACTGTTAAATACCACCAGTCCAGCTCTGGCAAAGGACTGTTGGCTTTGTTTATCTCCACCATCACCAAAATACACTGCCATCGCAATCCCAGGCTTATCTTGGGCCCTTGAAAAAATGTCCTACCACCTCAACTACAAGGGAGGGACTCCCTTCAAATTAATGGACCTGCATGACTTCTATGACTTCAAAATTACATAAACGACCAAAGTTACAATGTCAGGATGAGCAGTAAACCTTCTCCAGTCCTACCAAAGTAACCTTTCTGGGGTTGCATCTCCTCAAAAACCTATTTGGGGCCCAATAACGCACAAAGAACTAAAATCCCAGGTGCCActttgtactaaaaaaaaaaattctagtcaGACCCTGGGAACCTTGAGTCATCAGAGTAACTACACCCTAGGGATTAACCTCTCACATGATATGTAAGCTATGCAGTTACCTAGGCTGCATCATTTAGAAAACCTGTATGGTTTTCATGAAACTATTCCTAATTAAGGGCACTTTAAAGGACACACAGTCTAAGTACTGTCAAGGTAGGACCACTAGCTGTGTTCACATTTTCACTTGGGAAGACTGTAGTAATCCTAAGACAGCTAGTTGCCTTTTGGTTCTCCAGTATGAAAATACCTCTGGGTGGTTGCTGGTGGACACTAAGCATAACTACCTTCACCAGGAAAACTTAACTGCTGGGACAACTCAGGATACTTCCCAAGGTCCTTTCCAGCCTTTAACTGGAGCCACCTTAGCAGGGACCTTAACCactggggaaagaaaaacaaaaagctaaccCATATGTTCACCAGAGAATGATTTTTGTCTTGAAAATCACGGAGTCTTTTTCCTGTGTGGAACTAGTTCTTAGTTATGTTTACCAATCAAATGGACTGAAACCGCTACACTTCTTTATTTAGCCCCTGAAATCTATATAGCTCTCAATAACCGGTCTCTCATACCTTTAACTGCACCCGCCAGGCACAAATGAGCCATCAAACTCATACCCCTTTTGGTAGGACTAGGAATAACCGCAGAAGTAAGAACAGGAGTTAGCAGGTTTGCAACATCCCTATCCTATTACCAACGTTTGTCCAAGGATCTTTCAGAGAGCTTGGAAGACACTGTCCAAAGTACCGTCACCTTACAAAATCAGATAGACTCCTTGGCAACGGTCGTTTTACAAAATAATAGGAGACTGGATTTCCTAGCTGCTGAAAAAGGTGGCATATGTCTTTTCCTGAAAGAAGAAtgctggggttttttgttgttgttgttttgttttgttttgagacggagtctcactctgtcatctaggctggagtgcagtggagcgatctcggctcactgcaagctccgcctcccggatttatgccattctcctgcctcagcctcccaagtagctgggactacaggcgcctgccaccatgcccggctaattttgctggttgttttttttttttttttttttcagtagagacggggtttcaccgcgttagccaggatggtctcgatctcctgacctcctgatctgcctgcctcagcctcccaaagtgctgggattacaggtgtgagccactgcgccctgccaaagAATGCTGTTTTTATGTCAACCAATCAGCATTAGCAAGAGATGCCGCCTGAAAATTAGCTGATGGGGCCTCTAAAATATAACAACAGCTGTCTGAGTCATGGGGCTTCTGGTCAAGGGCACTAAGTTGGGTTTCATGTCTACTTCCCTTAGCTGGCACATTATTAACAATTATACTCACATTGACCATGTTGGACCATGTTTGTTAAATCTTTTaaccaaatgtattttttctcaCCTAGAGGCCATTAAGCTTCAAATGATCATGCAGTAGGGCTTCTATCCAGGGAATGATGCCAGCCCTGGCCATCAAGAAGTCATCCTGTCTCCACTAGACAGAGCAGGGTGAGAGTTCCATGGTCCCCAGTAGATAGGGACTGTGCCCCAAACGGCATGAAGCAGTTACAGAGGAAAGACTGTCAGTCCCTCTGACTCCtgtaaatatttgatattatGTCTCTCAAGagggaatgaggcaggagaatagggtctggagacaGGGAGCCTTCACTTTAGCCTCTGACTGGTCGCAGGCCAaatcttcatttgcatagggtgtAATTTAACTTCAGCCTCCAATTGGTCATGGGCCACGTCTTCATTTACAAAGGGTGTAACCAATAGGAAACCTCTAAAGAGTACTTAAACCCCAGAAGATTTTTCAACTGGGGTGCTTGAGCCACTTGCCCAAGCCTGCTTCTGCTCTGTGGAATGTACTTTCacttcaataaatctgtgcttttgttgcttcattcatttgttgttttGCTTGTGCATTTTGTTCAATTCTCTGTTCAATACGCCAAGAACCTGGGCAACTTGTAGTCAAGACCCTCCACTGGTAACACCCTGAGCATGATATTTGTGATGACATCAAGGAAGAACACACTGTGGAATTAGACACTGGCTCCCCAAGTGAGGAGTTGAGCAATGCTAGAGAGGCAAAGAAACAGACAATCttacagaaggaagaagagaggattCAGCCAACTAAAACCCCTTCATCTTCTCAAGCACCCCCAATGAAGGAAACTTGGGGGGAGATGAGAGCAAAGGATCACCAAATAATGCTTCATCCTCCATGAATCCTGAAGTGAGGCTTAGTAGCCCTCCAGGGAAGCCCAAAGACTCATCCAGTGTTGATGATCAGTCAGTGGGGACCCCAGTTGGGCCAGAAACTGGAGGAGAGAAAGATGGaccagaagaagaggaagaagaggactTTGATGACCTCAcccaaaatgaggaaaatgaaatgtcATCAGCTTCTGAGGATTGTCTGTCCCAGAACTCCAGGTGAGAGCTAGAGAATACTCTCAAGTATTTTGTGGACTCAGCAATATGTTTAACTTATTGATATGCCACCTGCTTGCTTGCTGCACTATGGATAGTCCTAAAATCATTTGTATTTGATTTGTGAATGCATTGTGGGACATGATTGTGGGGTTGAGGTGAAATGAGATGGAAAGGATGACATTTTCCTTATTAAACTCATTTACACATTAAATTGAATCACCTCACCATACTTTAAATGccttaaaaaatagtaaatagggccaggtgcggtggctcatgcctgtaatcccaggcatgggaggccaaggcgggcggatcacctgaggttgggagtttgagaccagcctgaccaacatggagaaatcgtgtctctaccaaaaatacaaaattagccaagcgtggtggtgcacgcctgtaatcccagctactcgggaggctgaggcagaattgcttgaacctgggaggtggaggttgcaatgagccaagatcacgccattgcactccagcctgggcaacaagagcgaaactccgtctcaaaaaaaaaaaaaaaaaaaaaatagtaaataggCCAGACttggtcgctcacacctgtagttccagcactttaggaggccgaggtgggaggatcacgacacgaggtcaggagtttgagaccagcctggccaccatggtcaaactctgactctactaaaaatacaaaaattagccgggtgtggtagcatgctcCTATAATTTCAGccattcagggggctgaggcatgaaaatcccttgaacccaggaggtggagtttgcagtgagccaagattgcgccgctgcactccagcttgggtgatggagtgagactctgttgcaagaaaaaaaaaaaaagaaagaggcataTAAATATGGGCTAAGGCAAAGGAAAACTATTTTCAGGGTAGAGAAGTTTTCAAAAGGCATCTTTTCCACTTTCCTGCTGTCAGGCCCAATGTCAGCTATCGCTGGGATTTCATAACTCAGGGAATTCCACTCTGACAGCTTTAGTGGGCTCCCCATTGTTTAACTTCAGATTATCCTGATACAGCTTTGTGCTGTTCTGCAATTCATGAGCCACTAGGAGCCATAAGTACTCTTTGGAGGGTTTTACAGGAAACAATGGAGAAACTGACTTGGCTGGCATCTGAAAGGCGCATGAGTCAGGAGGGTGAGTCTGAAGAAGAGAATTCTCAGGAGGAGAACTCTGAGccggaagaagaggaggaagaagaagcagaaggaatGGAAAGCCTGCAGAAAGAGGATGAAATGACAGATGAAGCAGTTGGAGACTCTGCTGAGAAGCCTCCTTCTACTTTTGCCTCGACGGCTCCAGAAGTGGAGACCAGCAGAACTCCACCAGATGAGCTAGGCAAACCTATACTGAAGGACCATTCTCACTTAACCTCATTGTCTAGAGGACAGTGTGCAGAgtgggtggcttataaaccaGGTGGAGGATTTCTAGAGGAAACCCTTTGGATCTCTTCTGCAACCCCGCTCCCCCAAAACACATTTAATGTGGTATCTTTGTGGAGAACAGATACTcagatattttgaaatggagtttttgctcgttgcccaggctagtgtgcagtgtcATCGTGATCTCacctcagtgcaacctccacctccagggttcaagcaattctcctgcctcagcctcccaagtagctgggattacaggcacatgccaccacgcccagctaaatttttttttgtatttttagtagagatgaggtttcatcatgttggccaggctggtctccaactcctgacatcaggtgatccaaccttctcggcctcccgaagtgctgggattacaggcgtgaaccacagctcctggcctactcaaaaaatttttaaattgattctcATCCATTGCTAGATTTGTATTAGCTTcgttcactttatttatttatttatttgagacggagtcttgctctgtcacccaggctggagggcaatggcacgatctcggctcactgcaacctccgcctcccgggttcaagcaattctcctgcctcagcctcccgagtggctgggattataggcgcccaccacccgaccaatttttgtatttttagtagagacagggcttcaccatgttggccaggctggtgaactcctgacctcaagtgatctgcctgcctcggcctcccaaagtgctgggattacacgtgtgagccaccatgcccggccattctagttttgtttttaggaggtgtgtgactttggacaaaacATTTAGCCTTTtgagtttccttatctataacgACATAGCTCTCCCAACCTTGCTgtgtggaataaataaaatattttgcaaatcaaTATATAGTGCTTCATAAATGTTAACATGTTACTAAGGATCAGTGAATATAGCCCTCCTCCTTTCTTAGGTTTCCCACCGTTTTCGAGAACTCATGCAGCTCTTCCACACTGCCTGTGAAGCCAGCTCTGAGGATGAACCAGTACCAGCAATGCAGACCAGCTGTCTGACCATGGGGACCTTCTGTCTGAAGAGGAGCTGGATGAATGAGACTCTGGGAATCATCTACACAGGACCAAACCCAACAGGCGCCCTGGCACTGGGGAGGCGGGTAGTTGTACTCCGCTTGTACAGTCCTTGAGCCCAGTTTACAGATCTGGAGAGCAGGAGCCCAGGACCAGGACAAAGGCTGGAGGATGGAGTAGGACCCAGGGGCTCTGCCATCCTAGGCATCATTCAAGGTCTTTTATGAAGACTTTACAAATCTCCTCTGTAAATAGCATCAAGAGTGGAGTTCAGCTCCGttctctacttttttttggtCTGATGGCACATATTTATTGTTCTGTGGTCTAATCGCAGTGTTTCTAAATGTAAAAAGTGCATATGTTGGTGTAGCTAGTCCCGCGACATTGAGCTCCTCTGCACGAAGACACTGGGCTCCTGCATCCAGCTGTTTTTATTGCAAACTAGCTCCTTTCTCCCACACTGGGAACTTTAGTCCACGAGGCTGTCACCATCCTGGTAGCACTGGGCCAGACTTTGTAGCTCCTGCAGCAGCTCTGCTACATCATCGTGCTCCACTCCAGCATCCATGAAGCTGGCCCAGCGCCGCAAGTCGAGTTTGGTGAGGTCTCTGGCCAAGGCTTCCAGGGTCTGGTGCAGGGACGAAGAGGAACACAGTGCCCCAAACACTGGGACGCTCTCCACTGCTGTGGAGGGAGAGGAAACAGAGACCTGTAGATGGATGATTATTCTGCCCTGGGACTCTGCCAAACTGATAAGGAAGTCCAACCTTAGTAGACTTGATTGTAAACTCAACAAATTTGGTGTATTGTCCCCTTAGTACACCAGTACTCCAAAGGAAGAATGCTTTTCTTGGGAGCCATAGGGTGAATAAAGGAATGTTTAACTGTGGACTTTTTCGCACTTTTAATCCAGGAATGGAGATAGTAAAAACTCTCCCATACttgaaacctcagttttcttcacCTCCTACCTACCTGCTCCCTTGGGGGAACCATCCAGAACCATACCCGGTGGACTGCAGCTTGCGAAGAGGTGGGGGTAAGGAGGAGCCACCCTGCAGGGAGTCAGCAGCAGATGGGAAGAACTGTGGGGGCAGAGAACAGCCACTAAGTGCGTAAGAAGTCAAGGGAGGGTTGTGGTTGGCAAGAAGGGCAGCAGCAACCGTTACACTGACCTCATGACTCCAGGCTGCTGCTGTTGTAAATACTGAGCCAAGACTTCTTCCCCAGTGGTACATGCATGAAGGGCGGAGGGTGGAGGTGTCCCCAGGGTGAGCTGGCTGCCAGAACAAAGCCCAAACCACTATTAGTCTGTGGCAGCATGAATAAGAAACTAAGAATTCTTATGTTATCAGGCCATCAGCTGGATCAAGGTATTCAgagcccccttttttttttctttttttcctttttaaggggtggggagggaacaACATCATTAGAATGCCCCAGAGAAATTAGGGGGAAAAGgatatgaaacaaaaatctgaCAAGGACTCCTAAGGACCAACAGCTCTCACCTCGTGTGGCATGCTCTGTCTATACCCCTCAGCACCACTGACTGGGCAAAGCAACGTGTTCCAGAAGGCTCCCCACATGCAGACAGTGGGGTCCATGGGGCGGCTCCTCCAAACTGCATCAGGGAATCAGGAAGGGACTGGCCTGGAGCCAAGGGGAAAGGGATGATTGCTCCTGCTGTCACCAcctaaagagaaggaagagaacacGTTATAGGACATTTTCTCAGCACTGACCTAACCCCTCACAAAGCTTCATACCTTTTTCCCACAGAAGCTCAGCATGTCAGCCAGATGAACCATGGAAACTGGAGAGGAGCAAAGGCGATAAGGAACAGTGACTGTGTCCAGGGCTGTAGCCAGGATGGCACTGCAGTGGAAGGGCAGAGTGGCCTGTAAGAAGACACCAAGAGGGGCACTTGGCCTCAGGCCTGGAAAAGAATGTGTGGAGGCAGAATATTAACACCAGAAAGATCCAGGGGACGAAGCAGGGGTATGTTTGGCCCCAGGCTGGACAAGCATAGGACAGTGTGATAGGAGAGGCCACATCACAGCTGAGTTCAAGCTCGGGCCTCAGGAACAGAGCCAGTAACAGACAGCGGCTGACTGGGAGTATGAGGAGGCCCTGTAGCCTGCTGCAGTCAGAACAAGAGCACCGAGACTTACATCATAATGCAGGTAAGGGAAGTTGACAGGTGGCTCAGGTCGCAGGCCCAGGCTCCCACCCAAGGACAAGGGGCAGACGAGAGAGCTGTGAGCAGTCAGGTGCACGAGACCAAAAGCTGTGTTTAATAGACGATAGATGTTTCTCTGGGCCTCCTGGTGAAGAAAGAGTAGTTTGCATTAAGGAACTCTCCCACTGGGATTCtcatttctccctccccaccatgTGACTGTTTACTTCTCTAAGTTCCACTCACCCCACGATGGTAGGGACCAGGTAGCAGGCCCCACGTTATTATTCCCCGCCCTGAATATTCATCTTGTAGCAGCTCTGCCGCCTTCGCGCCTACCCCAGAGAAGCCATCATGCAGGTCACACAGGATCTGGAAGCCCTGGGCGGAGGTGAGTGATGAAAGATAGTTAGCAGGATGAGAAGAGCTTCCACCCTGGAGTGCACGTTTCCACGTCGCTACCTGCAAGTAGTCACATTCCTCCACGTAGAAGTGCAGCCTGTCCTCCAGCTCTTCCTGGTACTTGGGTTCCTTTAGGACACTTTCCCCTTGGCCAAAAGCCTCCAGCCGACCTGCTTCCCTGCCACAAGTAAACACGATCCAAGACTTACATCTCTTCCCTCAACTCCTCAGCCTCTTGTcctgggg includes:
- the LOC100597841 gene encoding protein misato homolog 1 isoform X1, giving the protein MAGGAREVLTLQLGHFAGFVGAHWWNQQDAALGRATDAKEPPGELCPDVLYHPPTLPSSRTRDEELSTTCQHSRGPRQLLKSHLGNRLLGPGDSSLSSLQEGGGLYRDKQLDAAIAWQGKLTTHKEELYPKNPYLQDFLSAEGVLSSDGVWRVKSIPNGKGSPSLTTATTPKPLIPTEASIRVWSDFLRVHLHPRSICMIQKYNHDGEAGRLEAFGQGESVLKEPKYQEELEDRLHFYVEECDYLQVATWKRALQGGSSSHPANYLSSLTSAQGFQILCDLHDGFSGVGAKAAELLQDEYSGRGIITWGLLPGPYHRGEAQRNIYRLLNTAFGLVHLTAHSSLVCPLSLGGSLGLRPEPPVNFPYLHYDATLPFHCSAILATALDTVTVPYRLCSSPVSMVHLADMLSFCGKKVVTAGAIIPFPLAPGQSLPDSLMQFGGAAPWTPLSACGEPSGTRCFAQSVVLRGIDRACHTSQLTLGTPPPSALHACTTGEEVLAQYLQQQQPGVMSSSHLLLTPCRVAPPYPHLFASCSPPGMVLDGSPKGAAVESVPVFGALCSSSSLHQTLEALARDLTKLDLRRWASFMDAGVEHDDVAELLQELQSLAQCYQDGDSLVD
- the LOC100597841 gene encoding protein misato homolog 1 isoform X8, producing MAGGAREVLTLQLGHFAGFVGAHWWNQQDAALGRATDAKEPPGELCPDVLYRTGRTLHGQETYTPRLILMDLKGSLSSLQEGGGLYRDKQLDAAIAWQGKLTTHKEELYPKNPYLQDFLSAEGVLSSDGVWRVKSIPNGKGSPSLTTATTPKPLIPTEASIRVWSDFLRVHLHPRSICMIQKYNHDGEAGRLEAFGQGESVLKEPKYQEELEDRLHFYVEECDYLQGFQILCDLHDGFSGVGAKAAELLQDEYSGRGIITWGLLPGPYHRGEAQRNIYRLLNTAFGLVHLTAHSSLVCPLSLGGSLGLRPEPPVNFPYLHYDATLPFHCSAILATALDTVTVPYRLCSSPVSMVHLADMLSFCGKKVVTAGAIIPFPLAPGQSLPDSLMQFGGAAPWTPLSACGEPSGTRCFAQSVVLRGIDRACHTSQLTLGTPPPSALHACTTGEEVLAQYLQQQQPGVMSSSHLLLTPCRVAPPYPHLFASCSPPGMVLDGSPKGAGLCFLSLHSSGERPSVWGTVFLFVPAPDPGSLGQRPHQTRLAALGQLHGCWSGAR
- the LOC100597841 gene encoding protein misato homolog 1 isoform X10 codes for the protein MAGGAREVLTLQLGHFAGFVGAHWWNQQDAALGRATDAKEPPGELCPDVLYRTGRTLHGQETYTPRLILMDLKGSLSSLQEGGGLYRDKQLDAAIAWQGKLTTHKEELYPKNPYLQDFLSAEGVLSSDGVWRVKSIPNGKGSPSLTTATTPKPLIPTEASIRVWSDFLRVHLHPRSICMIQKYNHDGEAGRLEAFGQGESVLKEPKYQEELEDRLHFYVEECDYLQGFQILCDLHDGFSGVGAKAAELLQDEYSGRGIITWGLLPGPYHRGEAQRNIYRLLNTAFGLVHLTAHSSLVCPLSLGGSLGLRPEPPVNFPYLHYDATLPFHCSAILATALDTVTVPYRLCSSPVSMVHLADMLSFCGKKVVTAGAIIPFPLAPGQSLPDSLMQFGGAAPWTPLSACGEPSGTRCFAQSVVLRGIDRACHTSHRLIVVWALFWQPAHPGDTSTLRPSCMYHWGRSLGSVFTTAAAWSHEFFPSAADSLQGGSSLPPPLRKLQSTGYGSGWFPQGSSGERPSVWGTVFLFVPAPDPGSLGQRPHQTRLAALGQLHGCWSGAR
- the LOC100597841 gene encoding protein misato homolog 1 isoform X9; translated protein: MAGGAREVLTLQLGHFAGFVGAHWWNQQDAALGRATDAKEPPGELCPDVLYRTGRTLHGQETYTPRLILMDLKGSLSSLQEGGGLYRDKQLDAAIAWQGKLTTHKEELYPKNPYLQDFLSAEGVLSSDGVWRVKSIPNGKGSPSLTTATTPKPLIPTEASIRVWSDFLRVHLHPRSICMIQKYNHDGEAGRLEAFGQGESVLKEPKYQEELEDRLHFYVEECDYLQGFQILCDLHDGFSGVGAKAAELLQDEYSGRGIITWGLLPGPYHRGEAQRNIYRLLNTAFGLVHLTAHSSLVCPLSLGGSLGLRPEPPVNFPYLHYDATLPFHCSAILATALDTVTVPYRLCSSPVSMVHLADMLSFCGKKVVTAGAIIPFPLAPGQSLPDSLMQFGGAAPWTPLSACGEPSGTRCFAQSVVLRGIDRACHTSHRLIVVWALFWQPAHPGDTSTLRPSCMYHWGRSLGSVFTTAAAWSHEFFPSAADSLQGGSSLPPPLRKLQSTGYGSGWFPQGSSSGERPSVWGTVFLFVPAPDPGSLGQRPHQTRLAALGQLHGCWSGAR